One genomic region from Fictibacillus marinisediminis encodes:
- a CDS encoding YycH family regulatory protein, protein MTWSKIYNIIKFVAKSVYRNFEVIKSVLLIFLIMLSLILTWSLWTLKPNYSNLEETRTLKKAQVTDTKKITDVIRPSQIIYYDKNSYRGMPANDNFIERVNQMLENTKFYESRNRPSTNIDEKLKNKEYIEVIYPTDMTADIYSQIFNLTSSGGTFTIPSADRVIFYKKDTNEVEAHIISYTQRKMITASTTFPFDSLKNIINNAKSGVLEYEPYDVERDTDQGAEVSRRFYFPKQSFELNSYSYLSRSINSDTIDRYKNALFRDPGNVKSGNTGEYYTDESSALDVNRNTNRIKYTNFTQGPDEDMTQQTRSPLFNSVDFINNHAGWGNPYYFYNLDPTSGSVEFLLFVRGIPVIKSDMEMKLGWTNNELNEYQRSLVELVMDDKEYSFKPKKVKLQSAAEVKAALKEYDMSLVNKLAVGYEMTHARGQENVYNLQPKWFVNYGPSHDWQPLFRDSQGPGGEF, encoded by the coding sequence ATGACGTGGAGCAAAATTTACAACATTATTAAATTTGTGGCGAAGTCTGTGTATCGGAATTTTGAAGTCATTAAGTCGGTCTTACTGATCTTTTTGATCATGCTAAGCCTGATTTTGACATGGAGTCTGTGGACGCTTAAGCCGAACTACAGCAATTTGGAAGAAACAAGGACTTTGAAAAAAGCACAAGTGACAGATACGAAGAAAATTACGGATGTCATCCGGCCTAGCCAGATCATCTATTATGACAAGAACTCATACAGGGGAATGCCCGCCAATGATAATTTTATCGAACGGGTAAACCAGATGCTTGAAAACACGAAGTTTTATGAAAGCCGAAACCGGCCTTCAACGAACATTGATGAAAAGCTGAAGAATAAAGAGTACATCGAGGTCATCTATCCGACCGATATGACAGCGGATATTTACAGCCAGATCTTCAACCTGACATCCTCAGGCGGAACGTTTACTATCCCGTCTGCAGACCGTGTGATTTTCTATAAAAAAGATACAAATGAAGTGGAGGCGCACATCATCTCCTATACACAGCGGAAGATGATCACTGCAAGCACAACCTTCCCGTTTGATTCTTTGAAGAACATTATCAATAACGCGAAAAGCGGTGTGCTTGAATATGAGCCGTATGATGTGGAGCGGGATACTGACCAAGGTGCAGAAGTTTCCAGACGCTTCTACTTTCCAAAACAAAGCTTTGAGCTTAACTCCTACAGTTATCTCTCCCGTTCCATTAATAGTGATACGATTGACCGCTACAAGAACGCGCTGTTCCGTGATCCAGGCAACGTCAAGAGCGGCAACACCGGAGAATATTATACCGATGAAAGCTCCGCACTTGACGTGAACCGCAATACGAATCGAATTAAATATACGAATTTCACACAAGGCCCTGATGAAGATATGACCCAGCAGACGAGAAGCCCGCTCTTCAACAGTGTTGATTTTATTAATAACCATGCGGGCTGGGGAAATCCATATTATTTTTACAACTTGGACCCTACAAGCGGTTCAGTCGAATTTCTGCTGTTTGTCAGAGGCATTCCAGTGATCAAGAGTGATATGGAAATGAAACTCGGCTGGACGAACAACGAATTGAATGAATATCAGCGTTCCTTGGTAGAGCTCGTCATGGACGATAAAGAATATTCATTCAAACCGAAAAAAGTGAAGCTTCAGTCTGCAGCAGAAGTAAAGGCTGCTCTTAAGGAATATGACATGTCCCTTGTTAACAAACTGGCAGTCGGCTATGAGATGACCCATGCAAGAGGACAGGAAAATGTGTACAATCTCCAGCCGAAATGGTTTGTCAATTATGGACCAAGCCATGACTGGCAGCCATTATTCCGAGACAGTCAAGGGCCTGGGGGAGAATTCTAA
- the walK gene encoding cell wall metabolism sensor histidine kinase WalK has protein sequence MDKVGFFRSIHVKFVLIYVLLILIAMQVISVYFINNLESNLRNNYDSALKNNLDFFEFNAEQKILDAQQMKEATEDKNSMLRDDIAQLINETKDQNIKEVQVLSKDGVVLGSDKQNLIGQVSTNSKIKLALNGTEDQTEMYDRDSKQRVIVWAKPIIAGKDKQVDKNKQILGAIYVESSIESVYKQISDINKILTTGTVIALGITAILGIFLARTITRPMADMRKQALVMARGDFSRKVQVYGDDEIGQLSMTFNDLTRKLQEATAITESERRKLRSVLTYMTDGVIATDRDGCIILMNDRAEEMLNISRQHALGNSLLELLRLNDQYTWDELYNEYESMLLDFSTDKVHYVLRANFSVIQKEGGPVNGLIAVLHDVTEQEQIENERREFVFNVSHELRTPLTTMRSYLEALAEGAWQDENIAPRFLEVTQNETERMIRLVTDLLQLSKMDSKDYRFNFIQTDLVQFLQDIIERFEMLQHEHLHFLRNLPERSIMVQIDTDKMTQVVDNIISNAIKYSPEGGTISVSASLHGRKIKVSVADQGVGIPKNNVSKIFDRFFRVDRARSRDLGGTGLGLAITKEIVLAHGGDIWAESEWGQGTTIHFTLPLKKVRGE, from the coding sequence ATGGATAAGGTAGGCTTTTTCAGATCAATACACGTTAAGTTTGTATTGATCTATGTTTTGCTCATTTTAATCGCCATGCAGGTTATCAGTGTGTATTTCATTAATAACCTGGAGTCCAATCTTCGCAATAACTATGACAGTGCGCTGAAGAATAATTTGGATTTCTTCGAGTTTAACGCTGAACAGAAGATCCTGGATGCCCAGCAGATGAAAGAAGCAACAGAGGATAAGAACAGCATGCTGAGAGATGACATCGCCCAGCTCATAAACGAAACGAAGGATCAGAACATCAAGGAAGTTCAGGTACTTAGCAAAGACGGTGTTGTTCTTGGCAGCGACAAACAGAATCTCATCGGCCAGGTGAGTACGAACAGCAAGATTAAACTGGCCCTCAATGGCACGGAAGACCAGACAGAAATGTATGACCGCGATTCGAAACAGCGGGTTATAGTCTGGGCTAAACCGATCATCGCCGGAAAAGACAAGCAGGTCGACAAGAACAAACAAATTCTTGGAGCGATCTATGTCGAATCCTCGATTGAGAGTGTATACAAGCAAATCAGTGATATTAATAAAATTCTGACGACCGGTACGGTTATTGCCCTGGGAATAACAGCGATACTCGGTATTTTTCTTGCCCGGACGATCACAAGGCCGATGGCGGATATGCGTAAGCAGGCGCTTGTTATGGCAAGGGGCGATTTTTCCCGAAAAGTGCAGGTTTATGGCGATGATGAGATCGGCCAGCTGTCGATGACATTCAACGATCTGACGAGAAAGCTGCAGGAAGCGACCGCCATTACTGAGAGTGAGAGAAGGAAGCTGCGCTCTGTCCTCACTTATATGACGGATGGTGTGATTGCCACCGACCGGGACGGATGCATTATTCTGATGAACGATCGTGCGGAAGAAATGCTGAACATCTCCCGGCAGCACGCGCTCGGAAACTCGCTTCTTGAGCTTCTTCGGCTCAATGACCAGTATACGTGGGACGAGCTGTACAACGAGTATGAGAGCATGCTGCTCGATTTCAGTACAGATAAAGTGCATTATGTCCTTAGAGCGAACTTCTCTGTGATCCAAAAAGAAGGCGGACCGGTAAACGGATTGATCGCCGTTCTGCATGATGTGACAGAGCAGGAGCAGATTGAGAATGAGCGAAGAGAGTTTGTATTCAATGTTTCCCATGAACTCCGTACGCCGCTTACGACGATGAGAAGCTACCTGGAGGCGCTTGCTGAAGGAGCATGGCAGGATGAAAACATCGCTCCCCGCTTTTTGGAAGTAACGCAGAACGAAACCGAGCGGATGATCCGCCTCGTAACCGATCTTCTGCAGCTCTCCAAAATGGACAGCAAGGATTACCGGTTTAACTTTATTCAAACGGACCTTGTTCAATTTCTGCAGGACATTATCGAACGCTTTGAAATGCTTCAGCATGAGCATCTCCATTTTTTAAGGAATTTGCCTGAGCGCTCGATTATGGTGCAGATCGATACCGACAAGATGACGCAGGTCGTGGATAATATTATTTCCAACGCGATCAAGTATTCTCCGGAGGGTGGAACGATTTCCGTTTCCGCTTCTCTTCACGGCAGAAAGATTAAGGTCAGCGTGGCCGATCAGGGTGTCGGCATCCCGAAAAACAATGTCTCTAAAATCTTTGACCGCTTTTTCCGTGTAGACCGTGCCCGCTCCAGGGACTTAGGCGGTACAGGGCTGGGACTTGCGATCACAAAAGAAATCGTGCTTGCCCATGGCGGGGATATTTGGGCTGAAAGTGAATGGGGACAAGGAACAACTATACATTTTACCCTTCCTCTAAAAAAGGTAAGGGGGGAGTAA
- the yycF gene encoding response regulator YycF produces the protein MDKKILVVDDERPIADILQFNLEKEGFQVTCAYDGVSAIEKIENEKPDMILLDIMLPMKDGMEVCREVRKKYDTPIIMLTAKDSEIDKVLGLELGADDYVTKPFSTRELIARVKANLRRHQQETEREVDENNEIVIGSLTIHPDAYLVTKRGESIELTHREFELLYYLAKHIGQVMTREHLLQTVWGYDYFGDVRTVDVTVRRLREKVEDNPSHPLWIITRRGVGYYLRNPDQE, from the coding sequence ATGGACAAAAAGATTCTTGTAGTAGATGATGAGAGGCCGATTGCGGATATTTTACAGTTCAATCTGGAGAAAGAAGGATTCCAGGTAACGTGTGCATATGACGGTGTATCGGCAATTGAAAAAATAGAAAACGAGAAACCGGACATGATTCTTTTGGACATCATGCTTCCAATGAAAGATGGAATGGAAGTATGCCGTGAGGTCCGGAAAAAATACGATACCCCGATTATTATGCTTACAGCCAAAGACTCAGAGATTGATAAGGTCCTTGGCCTTGAACTTGGTGCCGATGATTATGTCACGAAGCCTTTCAGTACACGGGAACTGATCGCACGTGTTAAAGCAAATCTGCGCCGCCATCAACAAGAAACAGAGCGTGAAGTTGATGAGAACAACGAAATCGTGATTGGCTCTTTAACCATCCATCCAGATGCTTATCTCGTAACGAAACGCGGTGAGTCGATTGAACTGACCCATCGGGAGTTCGAACTGCTGTATTATCTGGCCAAGCATATCGGCCAAGTCATGACGCGGGAGCATTTGCTGCAGACCGTATGGGGCTATGATTATTTTGGTGACGTCAGGACAGTAGATGTGACCGTCCGCCGTCTCCGTGAGAAAGTGGAAGACAACCCAAGCCATCCTCTCTGGATCATTACCAGACGCGGAGTGGGCTACTATTTACGAAATCCTGATCAGGAGTAG
- a CDS encoding glycerol-3-phosphate acyltransferase, protein MGTIQLVLYLISCYFIGNIMTGYLVAKWLKGVDLRTEGTGNIGARNAGRVIGPWGFVLTLAGDLLKAALAVQLAKSYFGLPPTLQLAAFFMVIAGHLWPVALKFHGGKGVASFIGGILVFDWKIAAAAAVLFLLLFAIRRSLTVAGLIAFLAVPILHYAIYQMLTVALLLLLISVLVVYVQKDDLALRFTGKT, encoded by the coding sequence ATGGGCACGATTCAGCTGGTTCTCTATTTGATCTCGTGTTATTTTATCGGAAACATTATGACAGGATATCTTGTTGCAAAGTGGTTAAAGGGAGTCGATCTCAGAACTGAGGGTACAGGAAATATTGGGGCTCGAAATGCCGGCCGCGTAATCGGGCCTTGGGGATTTGTTCTGACGCTTGCAGGAGACCTGCTTAAGGCAGCTCTGGCTGTACAGCTGGCAAAATCCTATTTTGGCCTCCCTCCTACCCTGCAGCTGGCCGCCTTCTTCATGGTCATAGCGGGCCATCTATGGCCTGTCGCGCTTAAGTTTCATGGCGGCAAAGGAGTAGCATCCTTCATTGGCGGAATACTTGTTTTTGATTGGAAAATCGCGGCGGCGGCAGCTGTACTGTTCCTCCTCCTTTTTGCCATCAGGAGAAGTTTGACCGTAGCGGGGCTCATTGCGTTTCTGGCGGTGCCGATTCTGCATTATGCCATTTATCAGATGCTGACGGTTGCCCTTCTGCTCCTGTTGATCTCTGTGCTTGTCGTGTATGTGCAAAAAGATGATTTAGCGCTCCGCTTTACGGGGAAAACATGA
- a CDS encoding adenylosuccinate synthase, with protein sequence MSSVVVVGTQWGDEGKGKITDYLSEKAEVVARYQGGNNAGHTIVFNGKKYKLHLIPSGIFYSDKVCVIGNGMVIDPKALVEELKYLNDLGVHTENLRISNRAHVILPYHLRLDILEEESKGANKIGTTKKGIGPAYMDKAARIGIRIADLLDKEVFEEKLERNLAEKNRLFEKIYESEGFTKEEILDEYYSYGQQIAKYVCDTSVVLNDALDEGRRVLFEGAQGVMLDIDQGTYPFVTSSNPIAGGVTIGSGVGPSKIHHVVGVSKAYTTRVGDGPFPTELNDEIGNQIREVGREYGTTTGRPRRVGWFDSVVVRHARRVSGLTDLSLNSIDVLTGIETLKICVAYKHKGEVINEFPASLKILGECEPVYEELPGWTEDITGAKTLSDLPENARHYVERVSQLTGIPLTIFSVGPDRNQTNMVRGVFV encoded by the coding sequence ATGTCATCCGTAGTCGTTGTCGGAACACAATGGGGAGATGAAGGTAAAGGGAAAATTACCGATTATCTTTCTGAAAAAGCAGAAGTAGTAGCCCGTTATCAGGGTGGTAACAATGCTGGACATACTATCGTGTTCAATGGAAAGAAGTACAAGCTGCATTTAATACCATCCGGGATTTTTTATAGCGATAAAGTCTGTGTCATTGGAAACGGTATGGTTATCGATCCGAAGGCGCTTGTTGAAGAGCTTAAGTATTTAAACGATCTGGGAGTTCACACGGAAAACCTTAGAATTTCCAACCGTGCGCACGTTATCCTACCTTACCATCTTCGCCTTGATATCTTAGAAGAGGAAAGCAAGGGCGCCAACAAAATCGGAACAACGAAAAAAGGGATCGGACCTGCATACATGGATAAAGCCGCGCGTATCGGTATCCGTATCGCAGACCTTTTGGATAAAGAAGTTTTCGAAGAGAAGCTTGAGCGCAACCTGGCGGAAAAGAACCGCCTTTTTGAAAAGATCTACGAATCTGAAGGATTTACGAAAGAAGAAATCCTTGATGAATACTACAGCTATGGCCAGCAGATCGCGAAGTATGTTTGCGATACTTCCGTTGTACTTAATGATGCGCTTGATGAAGGCCGCCGTGTCCTGTTCGAAGGTGCACAAGGCGTCATGCTGGATATCGACCAAGGTACGTATCCGTTCGTTACATCGTCCAACCCGATTGCAGGGGGAGTAACAATCGGTTCTGGTGTAGGACCATCAAAAATCCATCACGTAGTCGGTGTTTCCAAAGCCTATACTACTCGTGTCGGTGATGGCCCGTTCCCTACCGAGCTGAATGATGAAATCGGGAACCAAATTCGTGAAGTCGGCCGTGAGTATGGTACGACAACAGGGCGTCCGCGCCGTGTCGGCTGGTTTGATTCAGTGGTTGTCCGCCATGCCCGACGTGTGAGCGGTTTGACTGATCTTTCCCTGAACTCCATCGACGTGCTTACAGGAATTGAGACTTTGAAAATCTGTGTCGCTTACAAACATAAAGGTGAAGTCATCAATGAATTCCCTGCAAGCCTTAAAATTCTAGGCGAATGTGAGCCTGTCTATGAAGAGCTTCCAGGCTGGACAGAAGACATCACTGGAGCTAAAACGTTGAGTGATCTTCCGGAAAACGCTCGTCACTATGTAGAACGCGTATCACAGCTGACTGGTATTCCGCTAACGATCTTCTCTGTAGGACCTGACCGTAACCAAACGAACATGGTCCGCGGTGTATTTGTTTAA
- the dnaB gene encoding replicative DNA helicase, which translates to MSDLFVDRIPPQNIEAEQATLGAIFLEPEALVTASEILIPEDFYRASHQRIYQVMLDLSEKGEPVDLVTVTSDLADRKLLDEIGGVSYLSDLANSSPTAANIDYYSKIVEEKSLLRRLIRAASEIAANGYAREEEVEAVLNEAEKSILEVANRKNGGAFISIKDVLVAAYDNIEQLHNRKGDITGIPTGFADLDRMTAGFQRNDLIIVAARPSVGKTAFALNIAQNVATKTEENVAIFSLEMGAEQLVMRMLCAEGNIDAQRLRTGSLVPEDWQKLTMAMGSLSAAGIFIDDTPGVRIGDIRSKCRRLKQEKGLGMILIDYLQLIQGNGRAGENRQQEVSEISRSLKALARELQVPVIALSQLSRGVESRQDKRPMMSDIRESGSIEQDADIVAFLYRDDYYDKESESKNIIEIIIAKQRNGPTGTVELAFVKEYNKFVNLDRRHDESSMPSGA; encoded by the coding sequence ATGAGTGATCTTTTTGTTGATCGCATTCCACCACAGAATATAGAGGCCGAACAAGCCACCCTGGGAGCTATTTTTCTTGAGCCGGAGGCATTGGTCACCGCTTCAGAGATTTTGATCCCAGAGGACTTTTACCGCGCCTCCCATCAGCGCATCTATCAGGTGATGCTGGACTTGTCAGAGAAAGGGGAGCCGGTAGATCTTGTAACCGTCACATCCGATCTCGCCGACCGGAAGCTGCTTGATGAAATCGGCGGCGTCTCCTATTTAAGTGATCTGGCAAACAGCTCGCCGACCGCGGCCAATATTGATTACTACAGCAAAATTGTTGAAGAAAAATCCCTGCTTCGCAGGCTTATTCGTGCGGCCTCGGAAATCGCAGCAAACGGCTACGCCCGTGAAGAAGAAGTAGAAGCTGTCCTGAATGAGGCGGAAAAGTCGATTCTGGAAGTGGCCAACCGCAAAAACGGGGGAGCCTTTATCTCCATCAAAGACGTGCTTGTCGCGGCCTATGACAATATTGAACAGCTTCATAACCGTAAAGGTGACATTACCGGGATCCCGACCGGATTTGCTGACTTGGACCGCATGACTGCAGGTTTTCAGCGAAATGACCTGATCATCGTCGCGGCCCGTCCTTCCGTAGGTAAAACGGCCTTCGCTCTGAATATCGCGCAGAACGTGGCCACCAAAACAGAAGAAAATGTGGCGATCTTCAGTCTGGAGATGGGTGCCGAGCAGCTCGTCATGCGTATGCTTTGTGCGGAAGGAAATATCGATGCACAGCGTCTCCGTACCGGTTCCCTTGTCCCGGAAGACTGGCAAAAATTAACGATGGCGATGGGAAGCCTGTCGGCAGCAGGAATCTTTATCGATGACACACCTGGTGTACGTATTGGAGATATCCGTTCCAAATGCCGCCGTCTCAAACAGGAAAAAGGCCTTGGCATGATCCTGATTGATTATTTGCAGCTCATCCAGGGGAACGGCAGAGCGGGCGAAAACAGGCAGCAGGAGGTTTCTGAAATCTCACGTTCCCTGAAGGCACTTGCCCGTGAACTTCAGGTACCGGTCATCGCGCTCTCCCAGCTTTCCCGTGGCGTAGAATCCCGCCAGGATAAACGCCCGATGATGTCTGATATCCGTGAATCAGGAAGTATCGAGCAGGATGCCGATATCGTAGCATTCCTATACCGTGATGATTACTATGACAAAGAGTCAGAAAGCAAGAACATCATCGAAATCATCATCGCCAAGCAGCGTAATGGCCCAACAGGCACCGTCGAACTCGCCTTCGTCAAAGAATACAACAAATTCGTAAACCTCGACCGAAGGCATGACGAAAGCAGTATGCCATCCGGCGCATAA
- the rplI gene encoding 50S ribosomal protein L9 produces the protein MKVVFLKDVKGKGKKGEIKNVSEGYARNYLLPNNLATEATKGALSVVEGQKKSEEKKAAAVLEEAKQLKEKLGEMTVELKTKSGEGGRVFGSVTSKQIADGLKKMNITIDKRKIDLTNPIRSLGYTDVPVKLHPEVTGTIKVHVVEE, from the coding sequence ATGAAAGTAGTTTTTCTTAAAGATGTTAAAGGTAAAGGAAAAAAAGGGGAAATAAAAAACGTATCCGAGGGCTATGCACGAAACTATTTGTTGCCCAACAACCTTGCAACTGAAGCGACAAAAGGAGCTCTCTCCGTCGTAGAAGGCCAAAAGAAAAGCGAAGAGAAAAAAGCGGCCGCCGTCCTGGAAGAAGCCAAGCAGTTAAAAGAAAAGCTTGGTGAAATGACAGTTGAACTCAAAACCAAGTCAGGAGAGGGCGGCCGTGTCTTCGGATCCGTGACAAGCAAACAAATTGCAGACGGCTTAAAGAAAATGAACATTACCATCGATAAACGAAAAATTGATCTCACGAATCCGATCCGATCTTTAGGATATACAGATGTACCCGTTAAGCTTCACCCTGAAGTAACTGGTACGATCAAAGTACATGTAGTTGAAGAATAA
- a CDS encoding DHH family phosphoesterase, which produces MPKFLLKRWHGYPVIALFVISVLFVSIITYYQWIIGAVGFLLLGLLFYFVMRAENSFQEDLGDYISTLSHRIKKVGEEALMEMPIGIILYDEDYKIEWANPFMGAWVEEEAFIGHSLNLISEDLVPFIKSDALEEIVILKSRKFEVHFKKEERLLYFFDVTEQIEVERMYEEEQTCIGIIYLDNYEEVTQGLDDQFRSSINSKVTSILNKWANDHGIFLKRTSSERFLAVFNQRILSELEKNRFSVLDEVRDSTTKENVPLTLSVGVASGPSALPELGQLAQSSLDLALGRGGDQVAIKQQNGKVRFYGGKTNPVEKRTRVRARVISHALSELVLDSDKVIIMGHKSPDMDSMGSAMGILKVAQVNGKDGYIVLDTSDLDTGVQRLMNEIKGTDSLWKHFITPEEALEISTAGTLLVVVDTHKPSMVMEERLLSKLDHVVVIDHHRRGEEFIADPVLVYMEPYASSTAELVTELLEYQPKRLKMRMLEATALLAGIIVDTKSFTLRTGSRTFDAASYLRAHGADTILVQKFLKEDLETYNKRSKLIENAVAYKNGIVISKAEPSEECGQVLIAQAADILLSMNDVSASFVIAKRHDQKISISGRSLGDVNVQMIMEGLGGGGHLTNAACQLENETLDGAEKKLKAIIDEYFEGGEEE; this is translated from the coding sequence ATGCCTAAGTTTTTATTAAAACGGTGGCATGGTTATCCCGTGATAGCCTTGTTCGTCATATCGGTCCTTTTTGTGAGCATTATTACGTATTATCAATGGATAATTGGAGCAGTTGGTTTTCTTTTATTAGGCTTGCTCTTCTATTTCGTAATGCGGGCCGAAAATTCTTTCCAGGAAGACTTGGGCGATTATATCTCTACCCTCTCCCATCGCATCAAAAAGGTCGGAGAAGAAGCTCTGATGGAAATGCCGATCGGAATCATTCTGTATGACGAAGATTATAAAATTGAATGGGCGAATCCTTTTATGGGGGCGTGGGTTGAAGAAGAGGCTTTTATCGGCCACTCGCTTAATCTTATTTCCGAAGATTTAGTGCCTTTTATAAAAAGTGATGCGCTGGAAGAAATCGTAATCTTAAAATCAAGGAAATTTGAAGTCCATTTCAAAAAAGAGGAACGTCTCCTCTATTTCTTTGATGTTACAGAGCAAATTGAAGTTGAGCGGATGTATGAAGAAGAACAGACATGCATCGGGATCATCTACCTTGATAACTATGAAGAGGTAACACAGGGACTTGACGATCAATTCCGTTCCAGCATTAACTCCAAGGTCACCTCCATTTTGAACAAGTGGGCCAATGACCATGGAATCTTCTTAAAACGCACGTCTTCAGAGCGCTTTTTGGCCGTTTTCAACCAGCGGATCTTAAGTGAGCTTGAAAAAAACCGCTTTTCTGTCCTGGATGAAGTAAGGGATTCGACCACAAAGGAAAACGTTCCTCTTACCTTGAGTGTTGGTGTTGCCTCAGGACCGTCAGCATTGCCCGAGCTGGGACAGCTGGCGCAATCGAGTCTTGATCTGGCACTGGGACGCGGAGGAGACCAGGTGGCGATTAAACAGCAGAATGGAAAAGTCCGTTTCTATGGCGGAAAGACCAATCCTGTGGAAAAAAGAACGAGAGTGCGTGCACGTGTGATATCCCACGCCTTGAGCGAGCTTGTTCTCGATAGCGACAAAGTGATCATCATGGGCCACAAAAGCCCTGACATGGATTCTATGGGATCGGCGATGGGAATATTGAAAGTGGCTCAGGTCAACGGTAAAGACGGTTATATCGTGCTCGATACATCAGATCTTGATACTGGCGTCCAGCGGTTGATGAATGAGATCAAAGGGACAGACTCACTTTGGAAGCATTTCATCACACCGGAAGAAGCGCTTGAGATCTCAACGGCCGGCACGCTGCTGGTTGTCGTGGATACCCACAAACCTTCGATGGTCATGGAAGAGCGTCTTCTTTCCAAGCTCGATCATGTCGTTGTGATTGATCATCACCGGCGCGGAGAGGAATTTATCGCAGATCCGGTTCTCGTCTATATGGAGCCTTATGCTTCCTCTACAGCAGAGCTGGTGACCGAGCTTCTGGAATATCAGCCTAAACGGCTTAAAATGCGTATGCTTGAAGCCACTGCCCTGCTCGCGGGGATTATCGTTGATACGAAAAGCTTTACGCTGCGCACCGGTTCACGGACGTTTGATGCGGCCTCCTACTTAAGGGCCCACGGAGCAGATACCATCCTCGTCCAGAAGTTCTTAAAAGAAGACCTGGAAACCTATAACAAACGTTCAAAACTGATTGAAAATGCTGTAGCTTATAAAAATGGAATTGTCATATCCAAAGCAGAGCCAAGCGAAGAATGCGGCCAGGTGCTTATTGCACAGGCTGCGGATATCCTGCTTTCCATGAACGATGTGAGCGCATCCTTCGTTATTGCCAAAAGACATGATCAAAAGATCAGCATAAGCGGCCGTTCTCTGGGGGATGTAAACGTGCAGATGATAATGGAAGGCTTGGGAGGCGGAGGACACTTAACCAATGCCGCCTGCCAGCTTGAGAACGAAACATTGGATGGCGCCGAGAAAAAACTTAAAGCTATTATCGACGAGTATTTTGAAGGGGGAGAAGAAGAATGA
- a CDS encoding YybS family protein, with translation MRKTSTIVDGAVMAGVYIILMIISLNLPLIGAFTFFLLPLPIILFVFKHGWKPGLLIWAVTLVLSGVIGGAGGIIYAFPSGFAGIVMGELYKRKKSAFGVLLGGSLAGIFNLLMLLVFAKYLLHFNLVKVTQGRFNDIIDQAAQFYKDGGPEAARLDLLREQVAMIPYMLPISIIIGAVLSTLLTQWLASLVLKRMRMEYRTFPPFREWSFPKSFLWYYILALVLTLTGPEHGSGLYILTINLYIILSLVLVVQGLTVIFSYAKKKQWPKALPVFLAVLVIFTSSFLPILMEVVKFLGIIDLGFELKKRINT, from the coding sequence ATGCGTAAAACATCAACAATCGTAGACGGAGCGGTTATGGCCGGCGTCTACATTATTTTAATGATTATCAGTCTAAACCTGCCGCTGATCGGTGCATTTACTTTCTTTTTGCTGCCTTTGCCCATTATCCTGTTTGTTTTCAAACACGGCTGGAAACCCGGGCTGCTCATCTGGGCAGTTACTCTTGTGTTATCCGGAGTGATAGGGGGAGCCGGCGGCATCATCTACGCATTTCCTTCAGGCTTTGCCGGTATTGTGATGGGTGAACTGTACAAGCGAAAAAAATCGGCCTTTGGTGTACTGCTCGGCGGAAGCCTTGCCGGCATATTCAATCTGCTTATGCTGCTTGTCTTTGCTAAGTATTTATTGCATTTCAATCTCGTAAAAGTAACCCAGGGGCGATTTAACGATATTATTGATCAAGCCGCACAGTTCTATAAAGATGGCGGCCCCGAAGCGGCGCGGCTTGACCTTTTGCGTGAACAGGTGGCTATGATTCCGTATATGCTGCCGATCTCTATTATTATAGGAGCCGTGCTCTCTACATTATTGACGCAGTGGCTGGCTTCACTTGTATTAAAAAGAATGAGGATGGAATACAGGACATTTCCGCCGTTCCGGGAATGGTCGTTTCCAAAATCATTTTTGTGGTATTATATTTTAGCCCTTGTCTTGACCTTAACAGGGCCTGAACATGGGTCTGGACTCTACATTCTTACGATTAATCTATATATTATTTTGTCCCTCGTACTTGTTGTACAAGGGCTTACCGTTATCTTTAGTTATGCCAAGAAAAAGCAATGGCCCAAAGCCCTTCCCGTTTTTCTAGCTGTACTAGTAATATTTACTTCCTCCTTTCTGCCAATTCTTATGGAAGTCGTTAAATTCTTAGGTATAATTGACTTAGGGTTCGAATTAAAGAAACGGATAAATACCTGA